The following coding sequences lie in one Saimiri boliviensis isolate mSaiBol1 chromosome 6, mSaiBol1.pri, whole genome shotgun sequence genomic window:
- the DBX1 gene encoding homeobox protein DBX1 gives MMFPGLLAPPAGYPSLLRPTPTLTLPQSLQSAFSGHSSFLVEDLIRISRPPAYLPRSVPTASISPPRQGAPTALTDTGASDLGSPGPGSRRGGSPPTAVSPASEPTFLKFGVNAILSSGPRTETSPALLQSVPPKTFAFPYFEGSFQPFIRSSYFPASSSVVPIPGTFSWPLAARGKPRRGMLRRAVFSDVQRKALEKMFQKQKYISKPDRKKLAAKLGLKDSQVKIWFQNRRMKWRNSKERELLSSGGCREQTLPTKLNPHPDLSDVGQKGPGDEEEEEEEEGPGSRRHRLAYHASPDPPHLRDPRLPGPLPLSPAHSSSPGKPSDFSDSEEEEEGEEEEEITVS, from the exons ATGATGTTCCCCGGGCTCCTCGCACCCCCCGCCGGGTACCCTAGCCTCCTGCGGCCCACCCCCACCTTGACGCTGCCCCAGTCCCTACAGTCGGCATTTTCCGGCCACTCCAGCTTCCTGGTGGAGGATCTGATCCGCATCAGCCGGCCCCCCGCCTACCTGCCCCGCAGCGTGCCCACCGCCAGCATATCGCCGCCCAGGCAGGGGGCCCCCACAGCCCTCACCGACACGGGGGCCTCAGACCTGGGCTCCCCGGGTCCCGGCAGCCGGCGGGGCGGCTCTCCGCCAACTGCCGTCTCTCCTGCCAGCGAGCCCACTTTTCTGAAGTTTGGAGTGAACGCCATCCTCTCCTCGGGGCCCAGAACAG AAACATCCCCAGCCTTGCTCCAGAGCGTCCCTCCCAAGACCTTCGCCTTTCCCTACTTCGAAGGGTCCTTTCAGCCTTTCATCAGATCTTCTTATTTCCCAG CGTCCTCCAGCGTCGTGCCCATCCCCGGGACCTTCTCCTGGCCGCTGGCCGCGCGCGGGAAGCCTCGGCGGGGCATGCTGCGTCGAGCAGTCTTCTCGGACGTGCAGCGCAAGGCGCTGGAGAAGATGTTCCAGAAGCAGAAGTACATCAGCAAGCCCGACCGCAAGAAGTTGGCGGCCAAGTTGGGCCTGAAAGACTCGCAG GTGAAAATCTGGTTCCAGAACCGACGCATGAAATGGCGGAACTCCAAGGAGCGCGAACTCCTGTCTAGCGGGGGCTGCCGCGAGCAGACCCTGCCCACCAAGCTCAATCCGCACCCGGACCTCAGCGACGTGGGCCAGAAGGGCCCCGGGGacgaagaggaggaagaggaggaggagggcccGGGCAGCCGCCGCCACCGCTTGGCCTACCACGCGTCGCCCGACCCCCCGCACCTGCGGGACCCTCGGCTACCAGGGCCGCTGCCCCTCTCGCCCGCGCACTCGAGCAGCCCCGGGAAACCCTCGGACTTCTCAGactctgaggaggaggaagagggcgaggaggaagaggaaatcaCCGTGTCCTAG